A genomic region of Coriobacteriaceae bacterium contains the following coding sequences:
- a CDS encoding YqeG family HAD IIIA-type phosphatase has product MRPDAYYVSVLDIEPNALVEHGYRAVLLDLDNTLQPRGTSELSPEVIAWVRSLKDVGLGVALVSNSVRKRTLEAARTLDIPLVRNAKKPFARGYVQACAMLGVACDQAVMIGDQSYTDVLGAHRVGMDAILVVPQSGADPLHTHFLRMLDRRAVHGMRAIGSAS; this is encoded by the coding sequence ATGAGGCCAGATGCGTATTACGTGTCCGTGCTCGACATCGAGCCGAACGCGCTTGTCGAGCACGGGTATCGCGCGGTGCTGCTCGACCTCGACAATACCTTGCAGCCGCGCGGCACATCCGAGCTCTCGCCCGAGGTCATCGCCTGGGTGCGGTCGCTCAAGGATGTCGGTCTTGGCGTGGCACTCGTCTCCAACAGCGTGCGCAAGCGCACGCTCGAGGCGGCACGTACGCTCGACATTCCCCTCGTGCGCAACGCGAAGAAGCCCTTTGCGCGTGGTTACGTGCAGGCTTGCGCGATGCTTGGCGTCGCCTGCGATCAGGCCGTCATGATCGGTGACCAATCGTATACGGATGTCCTGGGGGCGCATCGCGTGGGGATGGACGCCATTCTCGTCGTCCCGCAATCCGGGGCAGATCCGCTGCACACGCATTTTCTGCGCATGCTCGACCGTAGGGCCGTGCATGGCATGCGAGCCATCGGGAGCGCTTCATGA
- the ligA gene encoding NAD-dependent DNA ligase LigA, protein MAAEDAPSQDNLFDLINDTPADAPADAVERVNELRATLQRARDQYYLEDAPELPDAVYDSLNRELAELEGRYPQLKTADSPTQTVGGGVAEQFTPAEHQHRMYSLDDAMDLDELDEWLRRTREAVGHSLSYCCELKIDGSSIALTYERGTLVRAATRGDGSVGENVTANIMQVKDVPKHLSIESGAMGFSQPIEVRGEVYMPRSSFERLNDAISLENDEIMLYNAEIDAGERTGRKLALKKSFANCRNAAAGSLRQKDSTITAERDLATFIYAIAETTQLGVESQHEFLEWLRTAGFTVNPNIRVVDSEAAVHEFCKNALEHRGDLDYDIDGVVVKVDDFAIQAELGFTAKAPRWAIAFKFPPEEKTTILRNVAVQVGRTGVLTPVAEFDPTTVDGSVVSRATLHNYDELARKDVRIGDTIIIHKAGDVIPEVVGAVMDLRPPDAQVPPVPSVCPSCGSPVFRDGAFLRCDSTECPAQLQTRLEHWVSRGAMDIDGLGTKIIENLIATGLLKDVVDFYKLDVDTLADVATGEEKKDGSPRVFGQKNATKAIEQIEASKQRPFENLLFAIGIRNIGKTTAEALAKAFKTMDALMDASEPQLCQVDGIGEVVAEGIREFFDTQDNRDLIERLREVGLQMAIDESDAKPQTLAGFTFVLTGSLERYDRTTAEELLREYGAKTSGSVSKKTSYVVAGPGAGSKLRKAEELGIPVLDEDALVQIIDTGEVPA, encoded by the coding sequence ATGGCCGCAGAGGATGCCCCTTCGCAAGACAATCTCTTCGATTTGATAAACGATACGCCTGCCGACGCACCGGCAGATGCCGTCGAACGCGTCAACGAGCTGCGCGCGACGCTGCAGAGGGCCCGCGACCAGTACTACCTCGAGGATGCCCCCGAGCTTCCCGACGCGGTCTACGATTCGCTCAATCGCGAGCTTGCCGAGCTCGAGGGGCGCTACCCACAGCTGAAGACGGCCGATTCGCCCACCCAAACCGTCGGCGGCGGCGTGGCCGAGCAGTTCACGCCGGCCGAGCATCAGCACCGCATGTACTCGCTCGATGATGCGATGGACCTGGACGAGCTCGACGAATGGCTGCGCCGCACGCGCGAGGCAGTGGGCCATAGCCTGTCCTATTGCTGCGAGCTCAAGATCGATGGCTCCTCCATCGCGCTCACCTACGAGCGCGGCACGCTCGTGCGAGCCGCCACCCGTGGCGATGGCAGCGTGGGCGAGAACGTGACGGCAAACATCATGCAGGTCAAGGACGTTCCCAAGCATCTTTCCATCGAGAGCGGCGCCATGGGCTTCTCCCAACCCATCGAGGTGCGCGGCGAGGTCTACATGCCCCGTTCCTCCTTCGAGCGTCTCAACGACGCCATCAGCCTCGAGAACGACGAGATCATGCTCTACAACGCCGAGATCGATGCCGGTGAGCGCACGGGACGAAAGCTCGCGCTTAAGAAGAGCTTCGCCAACTGCCGCAATGCCGCGGCGGGCTCGCTGCGCCAGAAGGATTCGACCATCACGGCCGAGCGCGACCTGGCCACCTTCATCTACGCCATCGCCGAGACCACGCAGCTTGGTGTGGAAAGCCAACACGAGTTCCTGGAATGGCTGCGCACGGCGGGCTTCACGGTCAATCCCAACATCCGCGTCGTGGACAGCGAGGCCGCGGTGCACGAGTTCTGCAAGAACGCCCTGGAGCATCGCGGCGACCTCGACTACGACATCGATGGCGTCGTCGTGAAGGTCGATGACTTCGCCATCCAGGCCGAGCTCGGCTTTACCGCCAAGGCACCGCGCTGGGCCATCGCCTTCAAGTTTCCGCCCGAGGAGAAGACCACCATCCTGCGCAACGTTGCCGTGCAGGTGGGACGCACCGGCGTGCTCACGCCCGTGGCGGAGTTCGATCCCACGACGGTGGACGGCTCGGTCGTCTCGCGTGCGACGCTGCACAACTACGACGAGCTCGCTCGCAAGGACGTGCGCATCGGCGACACCATCATCATCCACAAGGCCGGAGACGTCATCCCCGAGGTCGTCGGGGCGGTCATGGATTTGCGTCCGCCCGATGCCCAGGTGCCGCCAGTTCCGAGCGTATGTCCGAGTTGCGGCTCGCCCGTGTTTCGCGACGGGGCCTTCCTGCGCTGCGACAGCACCGAATGCCCGGCTCAGCTGCAGACGCGTCTGGAACACTGGGTATCTCGTGGGGCCATGGACATCGACGGCCTGGGCACCAAGATCATCGAGAATCTCATCGCGACCGGCCTGCTCAAGGATGTCGTGGACTTCTACAAGCTCGACGTCGACACCCTTGCCGACGTCGCCACAGGCGAGGAGAAGAAGGACGGCTCTCCGCGTGTCTTTGGCCAGAAGAACGCCACCAAGGCGATCGAGCAGATCGAGGCATCCAAGCAGCGTCCCTTCGAGAACCTGCTCTTCGCCATCGGCATTCGCAATATCGGCAAGACGACGGCCGAGGCCCTGGCCAAGGCGTTCAAGACGATGGACGCCCTCATGGATGCGAGCGAGCCGCAGCTATGCCAGGTAGATGGCATTGGCGAGGTGGTGGCCGAGGGCATCCGCGAGTTCTTCGACACGCAAGACAATCGCGACCTCATCGAGCGCTTGCGCGAGGTGGGCCTGCAGATGGCCATCGACGAAAGCGATGCCAAGCCCCAGACGCTTGCCGGTTTCACCTTCGTACTCACCGGCTCGCTCGAGCGCTACGATCGCACGACGGCCGAGGAGCTGCTGCGCGAGTACGGCGCCAAGACGAGCGGCAGCGTGAGCAAGAAGACCTCGTACGTGGTGGCTGGTCCCGGTGCGGGCAGCAAGCTGCGCAAAGCCGAGGAGCTGGGGATTCCCGTGCTCGACGAGGACGCGCTCGTGCAGATCATCGACACGGGCGAGGTCCCGGCGTAG
- a CDS encoding BspA family leucine-rich repeat surface protein, with amino-acid sequence MRKGNGILITLLTLALTMALCPGVALAIPQNNDSPLTAQSQLPPDGSWGTCAWHIDDAGTLTVNPGEGFETVGESPWQGYEAVVKRIVFVKNAEGEMVTAPVECGALFAGFGLLESVDFSGFDTSQVMYMDKMFSGCSSLAALDLSAFDTSQVRRMDRMFSGCSSLATLNLAGLDTSNVTDMGNMFRSCTSLVSLDLSGIKTSQVTNMGEMFSGCSSLASLDLSGFDTSMVTDMNYMFYNCSSLSSLDISGFDTSRLVNSSLMFEGCGKLAYVSMSSKATNISLPRIEVNGHADWFSVAERKWFTVSEIESSRRGIADTYAKEEIDISLDRLAIELSQREFTYDGTEKRPSVTVKHGDRTLVEGRDYSITYPESAINVGTYSVTVTGMGAYSGTRDLSFEITPAPEKPDDPKPVDPDNPSQPSDPDEPSDSDEPSNPTVPDDPSAPDDPDATDKPGATDPEPDDADKPGTSDPESMATQVMYRAYNPNSGEHFYTAHYDEVESIVAAGWQYEGEAWTAPVTSTVPVYRLYSGTDHHYTTSVIERDHLISVGWSDEGIGWYSDDNEGVGLHRLFNPNVDPSAPTNNSGSHHYTTSEVERDHLVSIGWQYEDFGWYGVR; translated from the coding sequence ATGCGTAAGGGCAATGGCATCTTAATCACCCTTCTCACGCTCGCGTTGACGATGGCGCTGTGCCCGGGAGTTGCACTTGCCATCCCGCAGAACAATGACTCGCCGTTGACGGCGCAGTCGCAGTTGCCGCCTGATGGCAGCTGGGGTACGTGCGCCTGGCACATCGACGATGCGGGTACTCTCACCGTGAATCCGGGTGAGGGCTTCGAGACGGTCGGCGAGTCTCCCTGGCAGGGATACGAGGCAGTCGTGAAGCGCATCGTCTTCGTCAAGAATGCGGAAGGCGAAATGGTCACCGCTCCTGTCGAATGCGGTGCGCTCTTTGCGGGCTTCGGATTGCTCGAGTCTGTCGATTTCTCGGGATTCGACACCTCGCAGGTAATGTACATGGACAAGATGTTCTCCGGTTGCTCGTCGCTCGCCGCCTTGGACCTCTCCGCTTTTGATACCTCGCAGGTGAGAAGAATGGACAGGATGTTCTCCGGATGTTCGTCGCTTGCCACCCTGAACCTTGCGGGACTTGACACGTCGAACGTGACGGACATGGGAAACATGTTCAGGAGCTGTACGTCACTAGTCTCACTTGACCTTTCTGGTATCAAGACCTCCCAGGTGACGAACATGGGCGAGATGTTTTCCGGCTGCTCGTCGCTCGCTTCCCTCGACCTGTCCGGTTTCGACACTTCCATGGTGACGGACATGAACTACATGTTCTACAACTGCTCGTCACTCAGCTCTCTCGATATTTCGGGGTTCGACACATCCAGGCTGGTGAACAGCTCTCTGATGTTTGAGGGCTGCGGGAAGCTCGCGTATGTCAGCATGTCATCGAAGGCAACGAACATCAGCTTGCCACGCATCGAAGTGAACGGCCATGCGGACTGGTTCTCCGTGGCTGAGAGAAAGTGGTTCACGGTCAGCGAGATCGAGTCGTCGCGACGTGGCATTGCGGATACATACGCGAAGGAAGAGATTGACATATCCCTTGATAGGCTGGCCATCGAGTTGAGCCAGAGGGAGTTTACGTACGATGGAACCGAGAAGAGGCCCTCTGTCACGGTCAAGCATGGTGATAGGACGCTTGTCGAGGGCAGGGACTACTCGATTACCTATCCCGAAAGCGCGATCAACGTCGGAACCTATAGCGTGACCGTGACTGGTATGGGAGCCTACTCGGGCACGAGGGACCTCTCGTTCGAGATAACGCCAGCTCCCGAGAAACCCGATGACCCCAAGCCTGTGGATCCGGACAATCCATCTCAGCCGTCGGACCCTGACGAACCATCGGATTCCGATGAGCCATCCAATCCCACGGTTCCCGATGATCCTTCAGCGCCAGATGATCCGGACGCCACCGATAAGCCGGGTGCTACCGACCCCGAGCCAGACGATGCCGACAAGCCGGGCACGAGCGACCCCGAGTCCATGGCCACCCAGGTGATGTACCGCGCCTACAACCCCAACTCCGGCGAGCACTTCTACACGGCGCACTATGACGAGGTGGAGAGCATCGTGGCCGCCGGCTGGCAGTACGAGGGCGAGGCCTGGACGGCACCGGTCACGTCCACCGTACCGGTCTATCGCCTGTACTCGGGTACCGATCATCACTACACCACCTCCGTCATCGAGCGGGATCACCTCATATCCGTGGGCTGGTCCGACGAGGGGATCGGCTGGTATTCCGACGACAACGAGGGAGTCGGGCTTCACCGCCTGTTCAACCCCAACGTGGATCCCTCGGCGCCCACCAACAACTCCGGAAGTCACCACTACACCACGAGCGAGGTCGAGCGAGACCACCTCGTCTCCATCGGCTGGCAGTACGAGGACTTCGGCTGGTACGGGGTGAGGTAG
- a CDS encoding helix-turn-helix domain-containing protein, whose amino-acid sequence MNKQGLLSARQAAAMLGVSKVYVCRLFSKGIIRAEKVDTDWIAKAKDIRRYLDERAGVPVYYRNTDGWEFGDFYFLYRVIDKMVNDRRGRYNDELATIEPKKLSEAAAAILKAEKAYEKFPNLDDIKEQRPLSPPLILSAYPSLGAFPSFEEMGVIL is encoded by the coding sequence ATGAACAAACAGGGGCTTCTAAGCGCTCGGCAAGCAGCGGCAATGCTAGGCGTGTCCAAAGTGTATGTGTGCCGGCTTTTCTCCAAGGGCATCATCCGCGCAGAAAAGGTCGACACCGATTGGATTGCAAAGGCAAAGGATATTCGGCGGTATCTCGACGAGAGGGCAGGCGTTCCGGTTTACTACCGCAATACGGACGGTTGGGAGTTCGGTGATTTCTACTTCCTGTACCGTGTTATCGACAAGATGGTGAACGATCGTCGAGGAAGGTATAACGACGAGCTCGCCACGATAGAGCCCAAGAAACTCAGCGAAGCGGCTGCCGCGATATTGAAGGCGGAAAAGGCGTACGAGAAGTTTCCGAATCTGGACGATATAAAGGAGCAGAGACCCCTATCTCCGCCTCTGATCCTCTCGGCCTATCCTAGCCTCGGGGCTTTTCCCTCGTTCGAAGAGATGGGTGTCATCCTATGA
- a CDS encoding zinc ribbon domain-containing protein: protein MAQNKFCTQCGSPLGPEDRFCTECGTSCVDDDKVSGPYDASARPSESANPVETPSSVEEPEALAVEPEPEPEPEPEPEPEPEPEPEPEPEPEPEPEPEPEPEPEPEPEPEPEPEPEPEPEPEPEPEPEPEPEPEPEPEPEPEPEPEPEPEPEPDKKPVSKPKTASSRSGSKSAAKPKAKPNKVKPATASKPKVARGSASRATSGPDSKGSVVYGARDGVPVLRYPASGSGGKYAASAAAEQPISSTLEDSESAEVSNGLRKGPLVLIIALVIVIIALTIAAVVSIWSPKPSVADTAVSVVQQQVKTSGDMAPRMGS from the coding sequence ATGGCTCAGAACAAGTTCTGCACGCAATGTGGTTCGCCACTGGGACCGGAGGATAGGTTCTGCACCGAATGCGGTACAAGCTGCGTTGACGATGACAAGGTCTCAGGTCCATACGATGCATCCGCGCGTCCATCTGAATCTGCCAATCCAGTCGAGACGCCTTCCTCTGTAGAGGAGCCTGAAGCTCTGGCGGTCGAGCCAGAGCCAGAGCCAGAGCCAGAGCCAGAGCCAGAGCCAGAGCCAGAGCCAGAGCCAGAGCCAGAGCCAGAGCCAGAGCCAGAGCCAGAGCCAGAGCCAGAGCCAGAGCCAGAGCCAGAGCCAGAGCCAGAGCCAGAGCCAGAGCCAGAGCCAGAGCCAGAGCCAGAGCCAGAGCCAGAGCCAGAGCCAGAGCCAGAGCCAGAGCCAGAGCCAGAGCCAGAGCCAGAGCCAGAGCCAGAGCCAGAGCCAGAGCCAGAGCCAGACAAGAAGCCCGTCTCTAAGCCAAAGACAGCGAGCTCGCGCTCAGGATCGAAGTCTGCTGCAAAACCGAAGGCGAAGCCCAACAAGGTAAAACCCGCTACGGCATCCAAGCCCAAGGTCGCGCGAGGGTCTGCATCCAGGGCAACATCGGGCCCGGATAGCAAAGGCTCAGTGGTGTACGGAGCACGGGATGGGGTGCCGGTCTTGCGATATCCCGCGTCGGGCTCCGGTGGCAAATACGCCGCTTCCGCTGCGGCTGAACAGCCGATATCAAGCACACTGGAAGATTCGGAATCAGCAGAAGTCTCGAACGGGCTTCGAAAGGGACCCCTCGTTCTCATCATCGCACTCGTTATCGTCATCATTGCGCTGACCATCGCTGCGGTTGTGTCAATCTGGAGCCCCAAACCAAGTGTCGCTGATACTGCGGTGTCCGTGGTTCAACAACAGGTCAAGACCTCTGGGGACATGGCGCCGCGCATGGGTTCATAA
- a CDS encoding helix-turn-helix domain-containing protein, with amino-acid sequence MTTLDEYIDKQLKDSEFAQAWADSEDEYNFRLALIDARQNCGMTQADLARKTGMKQNAISRIETGDTNPTLGTLHRLAQGMGKRLKVEFV; translated from the coding sequence ATGACAACTCTTGATGAATATATCGATAAGCAGCTCAAGGATTCTGAATTTGCACAGGCCTGGGCGGATAGCGAAGACGAATATAATTTCAGACTTGCCCTCATTGATGCTCGACAAAACTGTGGCATGACGCAAGCTGACCTCGCCCGAAAAACAGGCATGAAGCAGAACGCTATAAGTCGCATAGAAACGGGCGATACGAATCCCACCCTTGGGACTCTTCATCGCCTTGCTCAGGGAATGGGCAAACGCCTCAAAGTTGAGTTCGTTTAA
- a CDS encoding type II toxin-antitoxin system RelE/ParE family toxin encodes MFKIVFYKKPNGDEPAITHLDMLPSRMRAKVLRNMSLLQEKGNLLRYPETDDLGDGIFELRTSFGSDIERALFFYAEHRVIVITHGFIKKTRKTPRQEIERAKQYRADYYAQRKAENDNS; translated from the coding sequence ATGTTCAAGATTGTCTTTTACAAGAAACCAAACGGCGACGAGCCAGCAATCACGCACCTGGACATGCTGCCTTCCAGAATGCGCGCCAAGGTGTTGAGAAATATGTCTTTACTGCAAGAGAAGGGAAACTTGCTCAGATATCCGGAAACAGACGACCTAGGCGATGGCATATTCGAGTTGCGGACCTCGTTTGGCAGCGATATAGAGAGGGCCCTCTTCTTTTACGCAGAGCATCGGGTCATCGTCATTACACACGGCTTTATCAAAAAGACGCGCAAAACGCCTCGACAAGAAATAGAGCGAGCGAAACAGTATAGGGCGGATTACTATGCACAAAGGAAAGCTGAAAATGACAACTCTTGA
- the lgt gene encoding prolipoprotein diacylglyceryl transferase, translating into MLNELYHSIDPVLFSIGPLSVRWYGLAYVAGFICAGLIVYFYAKHWKLRFSSYDTLVFVCYCAFGIIIGARLGYCLFYGDGYYLAHPLEIFAVSNGGMSFHGGLVGIVIAGLIYSRVYDVPFLTLADLVSCAVPVGLFFGRCANFVNGELYGAPTDLPIGVDFTGTGVMYHPSQLYEALLEGLVIFFVLFALSRKTDPPRPRGFFLGTFLVLYGVFRILIEFVRLPDVQLGYFFGTWGTMGQLLSLPMLVVGICLLTWSLMRKDPQRGMPANRV; encoded by the coding sequence ATGTTAAACGAGCTGTATCATTCCATCGACCCTGTCCTTTTCAGCATCGGCCCGCTGAGCGTCCGCTGGTACGGGCTCGCCTACGTCGCGGGCTTCATTTGCGCGGGCCTCATCGTGTACTTCTATGCCAAGCATTGGAAGTTGCGCTTCAGCTCCTATGACACGCTTGTCTTCGTCTGCTACTGCGCGTTTGGCATCATCATCGGCGCGCGTCTCGGATACTGCCTCTTCTATGGAGACGGATACTACCTTGCGCATCCTCTCGAGATCTTCGCGGTTTCGAATGGCGGCATGTCCTTTCACGGCGGGCTTGTCGGCATTGTCATCGCCGGTCTCATCTACTCGCGCGTATACGACGTGCCCTTTCTCACGCTTGCCGATCTCGTCTCGTGCGCCGTTCCCGTGGGACTCTTCTTCGGCCGCTGCGCGAACTTCGTGAACGGCGAGCTCTATGGCGCCCCGACGGATCTGCCCATCGGCGTTGACTTCACCGGAACGGGGGTCATGTACCACCCATCCCAGCTCTACGAGGCGCTGCTTGAGGGCCTTGTCATCTTCTTCGTGCTTTTCGCGCTGTCGCGCAAGACGGATCCTCCACGTCCGCGCGGCTTCTTCCTCGGGACCTTCCTCGTGCTCTACGGCGTCTTCCGCATCCTCATCGAATTCGTGAGGCTACCCGATGTGCAGCTCGGCTACTTCTTCGGAACCTGGGGCACGATGGGACAGCTCCTTTCGCTCCCGATGCTCGTCGTGGGAATCTGCCTGCTTACATGGAGTCTCATGCGCAAAGACCCCCAAAGGGGCATGCCCGCGAATCGTGTATGA
- a CDS encoding YebC/PmpR family DNA-binding transcriptional regulator, which produces MSGHSKWATTKHRKAAQDSKRSAMFSKLSRIITVAAKTGGDPNPENNASLAAAIAKAKGYSMPKDKIKVAIDKAFGSGADAANFEEVTYEGYGPAGIGVYVECLTDNRNRTAADVRSAFSHSGGNLGANGSVAYMFDRKGQITVLKESETGDKKNPTAPNGAAADSDEFEMAVIEAGADDYEEADDEWVVFTEPSDLMAVRSALEEQGIEVKGAELIFEPNNPTAISVADAKKVQRLIDKLEEFDDVQNVYSTMDITDEIAAALEED; this is translated from the coding sequence ATGTCCGGACATTCCAAGTGGGCAACCACCAAGCATCGCAAGGCGGCGCAGGACTCCAAGCGCTCGGCGATGTTCTCCAAGCTCAGCCGTATCATTACCGTCGCAGCGAAGACCGGCGGCGATCCCAATCCCGAGAACAACGCCTCCCTGGCGGCAGCCATCGCCAAGGCCAAGGGCTATTCCATGCCCAAGGACAAGATCAAGGTCGCGATTGACAAGGCCTTTGGCTCGGGTGCCGATGCGGCGAACTTCGAGGAAGTTACCTACGAGGGTTATGGTCCTGCCGGTATCGGCGTGTACGTCGAGTGCCTGACGGACAATCGCAACCGCACTGCCGCGGACGTGCGCAGCGCGTTTTCGCATTCGGGCGGCAATCTGGGTGCAAATGGTTCGGTCGCCTACATGTTCGACCGCAAGGGCCAGATTACCGTCCTGAAAGAGAGCGAGACCGGCGACAAGAAGAACCCCACCGCCCCCAACGGCGCGGCTGCTGATTCCGACGAGTTCGAGATGGCCGTTATCGAGGCTGGCGCGGACGATTACGAAGAGGCCGATGACGAGTGGGTCGTCTTCACCGAGCCGAGCGACCTCATGGCCGTGCGCAGCGCCCTCGAGGAGCAGGGCATCGAGGTCAAGGGCGCCGAGCTCATCTTCGAGCCCAACAACCCCACGGCTATCTCCGTTGCCGATGCCAAGAAGGTGCAGCGCCTCATCGACAAACTCGAGGAGTTCGACGACGTCCAGAACGTCTACAGCACGATGGATATCACCGACGAGATTGCCGCAGCCCTCGAGGAGGACTAG